The Achromobacter deleyi region TGGGCGAGCTGCTGCAGGATGACCACGGTGTAGCGGCTGATCAGGCTGCGCAGCGCGGCGCTGGCCGCCAGCTCCTGCCGGAACAGATCAGCCTTCATGCGCAAGGCCGGCCCCGCCCCCTGCACGACGGCGCGCAGGGACGAGGTGTCCGCGCCCAGCGGGACGTCGACGCTCCACATTCCTTCATTGCCGACCAGCCCGACTTCCAGGGACGCGCCACGCTTTTGCGGCAGGATCAGGGAGATATAGCTCCCACCCGGGAAATAAACGTCAGCGATGCGGTCGCCGGCCTGAAGCAGGCATTGCCCGAAGGCCAGGTCGACGGCCTCGAAGCGATCCAGCAAGCGAGGCCGTTCCCGGTCGGGCAAAGCGTCGAGCAGGCGATTGGGAACATCGGCCATCGTGGGATACGGCAAGATTCTGCTCCAGGTTCCATCTCAGGCGCGGACCGCGCCGCCAACGTGACTCAGCAGGCGGTGATACTCCTGCCGCACGACCATATAGCATTCGCAGACGCGCGCCTCCAGCCCGGCACGATCCACCACGGTGATATGGCCGCGTCGATAGCGGATGAGGCCAGCCTCCTGCAAATGGCCGGCGGCCTCCGTGACGCCTTCGCGCCGCACGCCCAGCATGTTGGCGATAAGCTCCTGCGTCATGACCAGTTCGTCGGATTGCAGCCGGTCCAGGCTGAGTAAAAGCCACCGGCAAAGCTGCTGGTCCAGCGAGTGATGGCGATTGCACACCGCCGTCTGGGCCATTTGCGTCAGCAATGCCTGCGTGTACCGAAGCAACAGATGCTGCATGGCCCCGCCCCGGTCGAATTCGTCTTTCAGGGCCTGCCCCTTCAATTGATAGGCCGTTCCCGCGCTTTGCACGATTGCCCTGCTGGGCGTCGTTTCTCCCCCCATGAACAAGGAAATCCCGACGATGCCTTCGTTGCCGACCACGGCGATCTCGGTCGAGGCACCATCTTCCATCACGCACAGCAGGGAGACGATGCAGTCCACCGGAAAGCAGACATGCCGCATCCGCCCGCCCGGTTCGTACAGGGCTTTCCCGAGGGGCAGGGAAACCCGCTCCAGCAGGGGAAACAATCGGTCCATCTCCTGCGGGGGCAGCGCCGCCAATAGATGATTCTGGGTGGGATCGTGTGAATCAGGCATGATGAGTCCCTCCAGCAAGCCCTGTTGCAACGGCCCGATCCCGGGCCGTAATCCGAAGATACTCCGGCACACTTTGCCCACTCGGCAAGGGCAATCGCCACGCCTTATGTGCGGTGGCGAACGGAGTCCTGCCCAGAGTAGCGCACTATTGGTCGCGGGCCACCTCGACCGCGCAGTTGGCATCGGCTTGCTCAGGCGTCTTCCCTGCGCCAGGCCAGCACCGGCCAGTGAACCAGCGATCCGGCGCCGCCGAATACGAACGGGCGCAGTACGCCTGCAAAGCCCACGATGCTCCCGCCCTCGCCCTCCCACTGGCACACTTGCTGGGCAATCGGCCCCGTGTCACCGATGGGCGAACCGGGATGCGACCCCGTTTCGCCTGACAGCGCGCCCACCATGCGGGCGCCATAGGTCGCGATTGGTGCGAATCCCTGCGCGTCCAGCTCGGAGATGCCGGTGCGCGAGGTCCGGGGCGCAAGCCGGGTGTAGCCCTTCTTGACTAGCAATGACATGTCGATGGTCCTTTTGCGAAGTGCTGCGTTTGCCTGGCGCGGGACCGCCAGCATGACCTTGCCACGGTATGGGATGACCCGCCTCACGTCCGTTCGATAGCGCACATAGCGCCGGCCGTCTTGCCATCCAGGTATTTCCGCATCAGAGTCCGCGTGGAACTGTCGGGTCCATGCGCGCCTGCCGTCCCGGCCGCAAGCTCCTGGGCGATGCGCGCCGCGAGCGTCTTGCCCAACTCCACGCCCCATTGATCGAAGGAATCGATGTCCCAGACCACGCCCTGGGTGAATGCGCTGTGCTCGTACAGTGCGACGAGCGCACCCAGGGTCCGGGGCGTCAATGTTGCGGCCAGCAGCGTATTGCTGGGACGGTTCCCCTCGACCTGCCGGTGTCCCCGCTCAAATTGCGCTTCATCAGGCTCGCCGTCCTCGTCCAAGGGGCGCCCGAAGGCCAGCGCCTGGGCCTGGGCGAACATGTTCGCCAGCAGCTCCTCGTGGCCGTCGGCCGAAGGCGGGAGCGGTGTCAGGAACCCGATGAAGTCGCAGGGCACGATCTGGGTGCCCTGGTGCAACAGTTGATGGAACGAGTGTTGGCCGTTGGTTCCGCATGCGCCCCAGTAGACGGGGCTGGAATGGCTGCTGACCGGAGTGCCGTCCTGGGTGACGGACTTGCCGTTGCTTTCCATCATCAGTTGCTGGACATAGGAAGGGAACCGGCGCAGGTAGTGTTCGTAGGGCAGAATTGCCACGGTTCTTGAACCGAGGAAGTTGTTGTTCCATACCGCCATCAATCCAAGCAGCGCGGGGAGATTGCTTTCCAGCGGCGCAGACAGGAAATGCGTGTCCATGTCATGGAACCCGGCCAGCATCTCGCGAAATGCGGCAGGACCGATGGCCGTCAGCACGGCCAGCCCCATTGCAGAACACAATGAATAGCGGCCGTTGACCCACTCCCAGACGTCGAAGACCTGCTCCGGCGCAAAGCCGGCCTGGATGGCGGCGTCGCGATTGCCGGTGACAGCCACGAAATGCGCCTGCACCGCGCCCTCATCCTGGATGTCTTCCAGGCACCAGGCGCGCGCCGCGGCCGCATTGCGCAAGGTTTCGAGCGTACGGAAGGTTTTCGAACAGACGATGAACAGCGTTTCGCGCGGGTCCAGGTCGCGCGTGGCCTCAAAGAAGTCCGCGCCGTCCACGTTGGAGACGAACCGGAACTGCATGTCTGGTCGTCCGTAGTGCTGCAGGGCGGCCCAGGCCATGCCCGCGCCGATCGCGGAGCCGCCTATGCCCAGGTTCACGATATTCCTGATCCTTTTCCCGGTGCCGCCAAGCCAGGATCCGCTGCGCACCTTGCCGGCGAAGTGTTCCATGCGGCGCAGCACCCGCTGGACGTCCGGCACCACGTCCCTCCCCTCCACTCGGACGCTGGAACCGGCCGGCATGCGCAATGCGACATGCAGGGCCGCGCGCCCTTCGCTGACGTTGACTGGATCGCCATTGAACAGGGCGTCGATCCGCGCCGGCAGACGGCATGCGCGGGCCAGGCGCAGCAACAGCTCGACAGTCCTCGGAGTGATCCGGTTCTTGGAATAGTCCAGATACCAGCCCGCGGCTTCCGCGCTGAAGCGCGGCCCCCGCTCCGGGTCAAGCTGGAACAGGTCTCGCAGATGCTGCGGCCGCACCTCTTCCAAATGCTCGGCCAGCGTCTGCCAGGCTCGGGTCAGCGACACGTCGCGCAAACCGCCCGTTGCTTGTCTGTCCATTGCCATCCATCTCCATGCCGCCCGACGGGAGCCTCCCGAATTCCGAGCCTTTCGGCGGTTATGCCACAGGCAATGAGCGGCGTCCGTGCGCTAGCGTACAGAGACGGCGCTCGCGGTTGGTCACTCTATGGCTATGAAACCAATTGATTGGCCCTCCCTCGAAGCCGCGCCCGAGTGGATAGACCTGTTTGCCCGAAGCAAGGCCACGCTGCGCGCGGCGGAAAGCGAGCCGCCGTTGCGCGCGGAGCTGTTCAGCGCCTTGCAGATGGAACAGCACGGCCAGGCCCTGGCGCAGGCGCATCTGGTGGGTACATCGCGCCCGCCGGACACGTTGCTGCCGCGGCTGACCGAAAACCAGACGCTGCTGGCCCAGGCCTGCGCGCTGCTGATGGAATCGATGCGGCAGAACCGCCAGATCACCCCGGCCGACGAATGGCTGCTGGACAACTTCTACCTGATCGAAGAGCAGATCCGGCTGGCCAAGCGGCACCTGCCCAAAGGCTACAGCCGCAGCCTGCCAAAGCTGGAGACGGGCCCGTCCAAGGGCTTGCCTCGGGTATACGACATTGCGCTGGAGATGATCTCGCATAGTGATGCGCGGATCGATGCCGCGGGCATCGAGGCGTTTGTGGCCGCCTATCAATTGATTACGCCGCTGCAACTGGGCGAATTGTGGGCAGTCCCCATCATGATGCGCCTGGCCCTGATCGAAAACCTGCGTCGCGTCGCGATCCGGCTGGCCTATGCGAACATGAACCGTGGACTGGCGGATACGTGGGCGGACGCCATGCGCAAGTCAGCCGAGGAGGACCCCACCGGCCTCATTCTTGTCATTGCCAACATGGCGCGCTCGAATCCGCCGATAGACGGCTCATTCGTCGCGGAACTGGCAAGGCGGCTCCAGGGCCACGGCCCGGCGCTGGCCCTGCCTTTGACATGGTTCGAACAACGGCTTGCCCAGTCCAATCTGACCATTGAACAGATGGTCGTCGCCGAAAACCAGCAGCAGGCGGCGGATCAGGTTTCCATCAGCAACAGCATCGGCAGCCTGCGCGCCTTGTCGACGACGAACTGGAATGACTTCGTGGAAGCCGTCAGCATCGTGGACCGGACCTTGCGCGAAGACCCCGCGGGCGTCTACGTCGGCATGGACTTTCCCACTCGCGACCACTATCGCCATCGGGTGGAACGGCTTGCCAGGCAATCCGAACGCGCGGAAACCGAGATCGCCGCCATGGCGGTCGACCTGGCGGCAACCGGCGCGGCCGACCCGGGCCCGGCCGCCGATATCCGGCGCGGGCATGTCGGCTTCTACCTGATCGACGAGGGCCAGGAAGAGCTCGCCATGCGGGCCAAGGCCAAGCCGAGCATGACCGAGAAGCTGGCCCGCATCACCCCGCGCGCCGCGCTGCGCCTGTATGTGGGCGCCATCGTCTCGCTGACGGCCGGATTTAGCGCGCTGCTGCTCGCGATGGCGCATGAAGCCGGCGTCGGCACGTGGGCAATGGCGTGCGTCGCGCTGCTGTCCGTGCTGGCCACCAGTCATCTCGCCGTCGCCACGGTCAATTGGTCCCTGACTTGGCTGGTGCGCCCCCAACGCCTGCCGCGCATGGATTACGCCAAGCGTATTCCCGACGATGCGCGCTGCCTCGTTGCCGTCCCCACGATGCTGATCGCCCCCGATGACGCGGACTCGCTCGCCGAGGCGCTGGAGATCCGGTTCCTGGCCAATCCCGGCGATAACCTGAGCTTCTGCCTGCTGACGGATTTCGCGGACGCCGCGTCGGAACACCTGCCTTCGGACACCTTGCTGCTGGAGGGCGCCAAAGCACAAGTGCAGGCCCTGAACGAGAAATACCGGCGGCTGGGACGCAGTCCGTTCTTTCTCCTTCACCGGCCTCGCCGCTGGAACGAGCAAGAGCGGGTCTGGATGGCCTATGAGAGAAAAAGAGGAAAGCTTGCGGATCTGAATAGCGTGCTCCGCGGTCAGGGCTCGGGCGCATTCTCTTGCGTGGTCGGGGACGTGGCCTTGCTGGCCGGGGTCAGGTACGTCATCACGCTGGACACCGATACCGAGTTGCCCAGGGAAACCGCCTGGAAGCTTGTCGGCACCATGGCGCATCCGCTCAATCAGGCCCAGTTCGACCCGGTCACGCGCAGAGTGACACGCGGCTACGGCATCCTGCAACCGCGGGTGGGAGTCAGCCTGACCGACCTGACCGCATCGCCGTACGCTCGCCTGAACGGAGGCGATCCAGGCATCGATCCCTATACCAACACCGTGTCCGACGTTTATCAGGACATCTTCAAGGAAGGCTCCTTCGTCGGCAAGGGCATCTACGACGTGGACGCCTTCGAATCGGCATTGAAAGACTGCTTTCCGGACAACCGTGTGCTGAGCCACGACCTGCTGGAAGGCTGCTATGCCCGCTCGGGCCTGCTGAGCGATGTCCAGCTGTTCGAAGGGCAACCCGCGCGCTACTCCGCCGACGTCAGCCGCCGGCACCGCTGGATACGTGGAGACTGGCAACTGCTGGGCTGGCTGTTCGGCCGCGCGCCCACGGAGCCGGGGACTCGCCACGGCCCGTCCCTGCCCGCGCTCGCGCGCTGGAAGATACTGGACAACCTGCGCCGCAGCCTGGTCCCGGCCAGCCTTGTGCTGTTAATGGCGCTGGGCTGGATGCTGTTGCCCGCCCCCTGGCTGTGGACCGTCGCCTGCGTGCTTATCCTGTTCCTTCCCGCCTTGTTCGCCTCTGCCCTGAGCGGCGTGCGCAAAGAAGAGGACGTAGTGCTCGCTCAGCATCTGGTCGGCTGGATCGCGCCGACGACGCGGCAGTTCAGCCGGGCGGCATTCGCCTTGACCAGCCTGGCTCACGAAGCCCTGTACAGCCTGGACGCGGCGATCAGGACGCTATATCGCCTGACGGTTTCGCGCCGGCGGCTGCTGGAATGGAAGCCCTCCAGCATCACCAACCGCGAAGGCGGGACGCGATCCGGCCCTCTGCTGCTGTCCGTTTGGGGCGCGCCGATCCTCGCCCTCGCTATCGGCGCCTGCGTGATGGCGCTGAACCCCTCGGCCTGGACGGCCGCGTTTCCGGTCCTGGCGCTTTGGGTGGCGATGCCGTTCATCGCCTGGCGCTTGAGCCGCCCGCCGGCCCTTGCCCGGATCGACCTGACTCCCGACCAGACCCAGTTCCTGCGATTGCTGGCGCGCAAGACCTGGTCGTTCTTCGACGGCCATGGCGGCGCGGAAGACAACTGGCTGATCCCCGACAACATCCAGGACAAGCCGTCCGCGGCCATCGCGCACCGCACCTCGCCCACCAATCTTGGGCTGGCGCTGCTGGCCAATCTGGCCGCCTACGATTTCGGCTACCTGCAGACCGGCCGCCTGCTGGAAAAGACTCAGGCATCGCTGGGCACCATGGCGACGCTGGAGCGCTATCTGGGCCACTTCTACAACTGGTACGACACCGTCACCCTCAAGCCCCTGGCCCC contains the following coding sequences:
- a CDS encoding Crp/Fnr family transcriptional regulator, which codes for MPYPTMADVPNRLLDALPDRERPRLLDRFEAVDLAFGQCLLQAGDRIADVYFPGGSYISLILPQKRGASLEVGLVGNEGMWSVDVPLGADTSSLRAVVQGAGPALRMKADLFRQELAASAALRSLISRYTVVILQQLAQTAACMHSHVLEGRLARWLLMTQDRAHSDSFHLTHEYLAYMLGVRRVGVTVAASALQHRKLIAYRRGNIEILDRPGLERAACDCYAADQLSYGQLKSDLR
- a CDS encoding Crp/Fnr family transcriptional regulator — translated: MPDSHDPTQNHLLAALPPQEMDRLFPLLERVSLPLGKALYEPGGRMRHVCFPVDCIVSLLCVMEDGASTEIAVVGNEGIVGISLFMGGETTPSRAIVQSAGTAYQLKGQALKDEFDRGGAMQHLLLRYTQALLTQMAQTAVCNRHHSLDQQLCRWLLLSLDRLQSDELVMTQELIANMLGVRREGVTEAAGHLQEAGLIRYRRGHITVVDRAGLEARVCECYMVVRQEYHRLLSHVGGAVRA
- the pgi gene encoding glucose-6-phosphate isomerase; amino-acid sequence: MSLTRAWQTLAEHLEEVRPQHLRDLFQLDPERGPRFSAEAAGWYLDYSKNRITPRTVELLLRLARACRLPARIDALFNGDPVNVSEGRAALHVALRMPAGSSVRVEGRDVVPDVQRVLRRMEHFAGKVRSGSWLGGTGKRIRNIVNLGIGGSAIGAGMAWAALQHYGRPDMQFRFVSNVDGADFFEATRDLDPRETLFIVCSKTFRTLETLRNAAAARAWCLEDIQDEGAVQAHFVAVTGNRDAAIQAGFAPEQVFDVWEWVNGRYSLCSAMGLAVLTAIGPAAFREMLAGFHDMDTHFLSAPLESNLPALLGLMAVWNNNFLGSRTVAILPYEHYLRRFPSYVQQLMMESNGKSVTQDGTPVSSHSSPVYWGACGTNGQHSFHQLLHQGTQIVPCDFIGFLTPLPPSADGHEELLANMFAQAQALAFGRPLDEDGEPDEAQFERGHRQVEGNRPSNTLLAATLTPRTLGALVALYEHSAFTQGVVWDIDSFDQWGVELGKTLAARIAQELAAGTAGAHGPDSSTRTLMRKYLDGKTAGAMCAIERT